In Treponema vincentii, a single window of DNA contains:
- a CDS encoding methyl-accepting chemotaxis protein, whose product MKIRTSVNLFLVTTLIIAVCGALAFSVIQARTYIESNFYKTVPFMLDASSSELQTNLAVGLAISQDLAEEPYLIDWFENYEKDNENRVKVTEKLIKLSEDEQFSTCFAASKLTGSYYVVDNNKQIKKDVLTEAVDDWFFSMMKRPQTLFYNVDYNRTLHKTNFWFNVKIFNTAGEAIGFAGMAVNLQQAAAKINNSLPSPQSWIGIIDNTDTISLCSNADFTNKKINTVVGTLSDLIGYDGLQYYEDASLGRVVVVKKQLADLPYSTIMAVPIKDFIPPILPILGYSVLWTAVLLILMIAVNQFMLRYLFGRFIKLHTIFNKVAEGDFTVQAVVHSDELGSIALSMNNAIEKIRTSFLVIAETANSMKAVSQTLSTRMIDSTEALNQITGNIESVKDRVMVQHTEVNETAAKIDAITETISSLDSHIGAQAQSISGSSLSIGEIVKNIQAVQERAEKNLQSIKTLEKTTHTGKETVAMVVEVTKVVTEQSEGLLDAITVIQNTASQTNLLAMNAAIEAAHAGEAGKGFAVVADEIRKLAEESGAQGTSITKVLEELKHKIESLNGAGPLVAEQFEKISAMMDFIYRQEDGMIRTMKEQMHDGEEVLNVMNGMNTITSKVKADSEEILTEAADISTGIQKLANLSEIITQSMAEMATGIAEVNNAMKEVNTIAMNNQKNVASVTGEIGKFRV is encoded by the coding sequence ATGAAAATACGGACATCAGTTAACTTATTTCTGGTAACAACTCTTATTATTGCTGTCTGTGGTGCCTTGGCTTTTAGCGTTATACAAGCGAGGACATATATTGAAAGTAATTTTTATAAGACCGTACCGTTTATGTTGGATGCTTCGTCTTCCGAATTACAGACGAATCTTGCTGTTGGGTTAGCGATTTCACAAGATTTAGCGGAAGAGCCTTATTTGATAGATTGGTTTGAGAATTATGAAAAAGATAATGAAAACCGTGTTAAAGTTACCGAAAAACTTATTAAGCTTAGCGAAGATGAACAATTTTCCACCTGCTTTGCTGCTTCAAAATTAACCGGCAGTTATTATGTTGTCGATAATAATAAACAGATAAAAAAAGATGTACTCACCGAAGCTGTTGATGATTGGTTTTTTTCTATGATGAAAAGGCCACAGACGTTATTTTATAATGTTGATTATAATAGGACACTCCATAAAACCAATTTTTGGTTTAATGTTAAAATTTTTAATACAGCCGGAGAAGCGATCGGTTTTGCCGGCATGGCAGTTAATTTACAACAAGCCGCAGCTAAAATAAATAACTCATTACCTAGTCCGCAATCATGGATTGGTATCATTGACAATACCGATACAATATCGTTATGTTCAAATGCTGATTTCACTAATAAGAAAATCAATACCGTTGTAGGAACACTTTCCGATTTAATAGGATATGACGGGCTTCAATACTATGAAGATGCTTCGCTCGGTAGGGTCGTCGTTGTCAAAAAACAGCTCGCAGATTTACCTTATTCTACTATCATGGCAGTTCCTATAAAAGATTTTATACCGCCTATCCTTCCGATTTTAGGGTATTCTGTTTTATGGACAGCAGTTCTTTTAATACTTATGATCGCGGTTAATCAGTTTATGCTCCGCTACTTATTCGGCCGATTTATTAAACTCCATACTATTTTTAATAAAGTTGCAGAAGGAGATTTTACCGTTCAGGCTGTAGTACATTCCGACGAACTCGGGTCTATTGCACTATCGATGAATAATGCAATAGAAAAAATCCGTACTTCTTTTTTGGTTATCGCGGAAACGGCAAATAGCATGAAAGCTGTCAGCCAGACATTGTCTACACGTATGATAGATTCTACCGAGGCACTTAATCAGATAACAGGAAATATTGAAAGTGTAAAAGATAGAGTAATGGTGCAGCATACGGAAGTTAATGAAACAGCAGCGAAGATAGATGCTATTACTGAAACTATTTCAAGCCTTGATTCTCACATCGGGGCTCAAGCCCAAAGTATTTCCGGTTCATCACTGTCAATTGGAGAAATCGTCAAAAATATCCAGGCTGTACAGGAAAGGGCTGAAAAAAACCTACAATCGATTAAAACCCTTGAAAAAACAACCCATACAGGTAAAGAAACCGTTGCTATGGTTGTTGAGGTAACAAAAGTAGTGACGGAGCAATCTGAAGGCCTTCTTGATGCCATTACAGTTATTCAAAATACGGCAAGTCAAACAAACCTTCTTGCGATGAATGCGGCGATTGAGGCAGCTCATGCGGGAGAAGCGGGGAAGGGCTTTGCGGTCGTCGCCGATGAGATACGGAAGTTGGCAGAGGAATCGGGCGCCCAAGGTACGAGTATTACGAAAGTTTTGGAGGAGCTTAAACATAAAATCGAGAGCCTTAACGGTGCCGGACCTCTGGTAGCAGAGCAGTTCGAAAAAATCAGTGCTATGATGGACTTTATCTATCGACAGGAAGATGGCATGATCCGTACAATGAAGGAACAAATGCATGACGGTGAAGAAGTCTTGAATGTGATGAATGGAATGAATACCATAACCTCAAAGGTAAAAGCAGATTCAGAGGAGATTCTAACCGAAGCCGCCGATATTTCCACCGGTATCCAAAAGCTTGCCAATCTTTCAGAGATTATTACACAAAGTATGGCAGAAATGGCGACGGGGATCGCAGAAGTTAACAACGCCATGAAAGAAGTAAATACTATCGCAATGAATAATCAAAAAAATGTGGCAAGCGTTACCGGAGAAATCGGAAAGTTCAGGGTATAA
- a CDS encoding class I SAM-dependent methyltransferase, whose translation MSTIYTPDQAAQECLNTSIIQLSFSRPRKGIDEAKARLRHITIKGKAAYQLETVKNKQAFQKTIEPEALSGTIAEYFTRFKAAECRGQKEQLFFLQNNKGTIALTKRISCSAPLTENNCGGHNKIKNYLIPEGTPLAFLIEQGVMNAEGSVLKQKYHKFRQINKYLEFIAGVEPFIRDTVARSGKPFSITDFGCGKAYLSFALYYYLHERQALPVRIHGLDLKTEVIEHCSALAKRCGYTNLDFAEGNIGDHPLPDGTGMMVCLHACNTATDLALAQAVHAQVPIIFAVPCCQHELYAQLKTRKETFRTEDHLMLPFMEHGIITERFASLLTDTVRALLLQACGYTVQIMEFIETEHTPKNILIHAVKKTQSAGQAERLKETALRQYRRIKESFCIEPTLEQLLKDMIPAKQQENL comes from the coding sequence ATGAGTACCATCTATACGCCTGATCAGGCGGCGCAAGAATGCCTGAATACTTCCATTATACAGCTTTCGTTTTCCCGCCCGCGCAAGGGAATCGACGAGGCAAAGGCACGGCTTCGGCATATCACGATAAAAGGGAAGGCCGCGTATCAGCTGGAAACCGTCAAAAACAAGCAAGCATTTCAGAAAACGATTGAACCGGAGGCATTATCCGGCACAATAGCGGAATATTTTACCCGTTTTAAAGCTGCGGAATGCCGCGGTCAAAAAGAACAGCTCTTTTTTTTACAGAACAACAAGGGAACCATCGCCCTGACCAAGCGGATATCCTGCTCCGCTCCGCTCACGGAAAACAACTGCGGCGGGCACAACAAGATAAAGAACTATCTTATTCCCGAAGGAACACCGCTTGCGTTCTTAATCGAACAGGGAGTGATGAATGCGGAAGGCTCCGTCTTAAAGCAAAAATACCATAAGTTTAGGCAAATCAATAAATACCTCGAATTTATCGCCGGGGTTGAACCCTTTATACGGGATACGGTTGCCCGTTCCGGCAAGCCTTTTTCCATTACCGATTTCGGCTGCGGCAAGGCCTATTTGAGTTTTGCGCTTTATTATTATCTGCATGAACGGCAAGCGCTTCCGGTACGGATTCACGGGTTGGATTTAAAGACCGAGGTTATCGAACACTGTTCCGCGCTGGCAAAACGGTGCGGCTACACGAATTTGGACTTTGCGGAAGGGAACATCGGCGACCATCCGCTGCCGGACGGTACCGGAATGATGGTATGCCTCCATGCCTGCAATACGGCGACCGATTTAGCGCTTGCTCAAGCTGTCCACGCGCAGGTACCGATTATCTTTGCAGTTCCGTGCTGCCAGCATGAACTGTATGCCCAGCTTAAAACCCGAAAAGAAACGTTCCGCACGGAAGATCACTTGATGCTCCCCTTTATGGAGCACGGCATTATCACCGAGCGGTTTGCATCGCTTTTAACCGACACTGTGCGGGCGCTCCTTTTACAAGCCTGCGGCTATACCGTGCAGATTATGGAATTTATCGAAACGGAACATACCCCTAAAAATATCCTGATCCATGCGGTAAAAAAAACACAAAGCGCCGGCCAAGCGGAACGGCTGAAAGAAACAGCGCTCCGGCAATACCGCCGCATCAAAGAAAGCTTTTGCATCGAACCGACTCTGGAACAGCTATTGAAGGATATGATTCCGGCAAAACAACAGGAGAACTTATGA
- the mazG gene encoding nucleoside triphosphate pyrophosphohydrolase — translation MIQPNNTGKNEQDSAVHPHTAAIAAQPETTAAAEAFAALFTTIKRLRAPGGCPWDIEQTPMTLRSTLLEETYETIEALEEASADSAKAVHAAEELGDVLLNIVMIAYMFEQEGAFSVAKMIDELNEKLIRRHPHVFGQTAGFPDPDDAKKPVTAEKVLAQWDTIKDTVEGRASVSALDSIPKTFPPLTRAYKLQKRAAKKGFDWDTADGPQKKTEEELAEFTEALAHGTHEEAEAEFGDLLFSLVNTARHLHIDPAIALGRTNAKFERRFRFVEKRMAESGIPCSHETLTQMDGFWEEAKRMEAQSSSAPCSNDNAAL, via the coding sequence ATGATACAACCCAACAATACCGGCAAAAACGAACAAGACTCAGCCGTTCATCCCCATACTGCGGCGATAGCGGCGCAGCCGGAAACAACAGCCGCTGCAGAAGCATTCGCTGCACTCTTTACCACGATTAAACGGCTGCGGGCGCCGGGCGGCTGTCCGTGGGACATCGAGCAAACTCCGATGACGCTGCGTTCAACGCTCCTTGAAGAAACGTATGAAACAATTGAGGCGCTGGAAGAAGCCTCCGCGGACAGCGCGAAAGCCGTCCATGCGGCGGAAGAACTCGGCGATGTGCTTTTAAACATCGTAATGATTGCGTATATGTTTGAGCAGGAGGGAGCTTTTTCCGTCGCGAAGATGATCGACGAGCTCAACGAAAAACTGATCAGGCGGCATCCCCACGTATTCGGACAAACGGCAGGCTTTCCTGACCCCGACGATGCAAAAAAGCCGGTTACGGCGGAAAAAGTGCTTGCGCAATGGGATACTATCAAGGATACCGTAGAAGGCCGTGCAAGCGTCTCCGCACTGGATTCTATTCCGAAAACCTTTCCGCCGCTCACCCGCGCATACAAACTGCAAAAACGGGCGGCGAAAAAAGGCTTTGACTGGGATACGGCGGACGGACCGCAGAAAAAAACGGAAGAAGAACTTGCGGAATTTACGGAAGCGCTTGCGCACGGCACGCATGAAGAAGCGGAAGCGGAATTCGGAGACTTACTGTTCAGTTTGGTGAACACCGCGCGGCATTTACATATCGACCCCGCAATTGCGCTCGGCCGTACCAATGCAAAGTTTGAACGCCGCTTCCGCTTTGTCGAAAAACGCATGGCAGAATCCGGTATCCCGTGCTCCCACGAAACCTTAACCCAGATGGACGGCTTTTGGGAAGAAGCCAAGCGCATGGAAGCGCAAAGTTCTTCCGCCCCATGCAGTAACGATAATGCCGCACTATAA
- the miaA gene encoding tRNA (adenosine(37)-N6)-dimethylallyltransferase MiaA, whose product MPHYNCAVVLGATATGKTALAVKLAQAKHGEIISSDSRQVYRGLDLGTGKDLQEYGSIPYHLIDVCDLSCEFTVFHFQQEVYRIFPQLVEKGTLPIIAGGTGLYLDAILRGYELIPVPEDPALREALATKTLPELQAMLIALKPDIHNKTDLEQPDRLVRAIEIARYRQEHPESAAAHLHAVPPIKPKIYGISFERSALRERIRRRLIARIDAGMIEETEQIHAQGYSWERLESLGLEYRFTAQYLQGKIESKEAYIEQLYRAIGQFAKRQETWFRRMERNGIEIEWIDGNKAAQLTAEGISKIEPVN is encoded by the coding sequence ATGCCGCACTATAATTGCGCCGTAGTATTAGGCGCTACGGCAACGGGAAAAACGGCGCTTGCCGTCAAACTTGCGCAAGCGAAACACGGGGAAATCATCTCCTCAGATTCACGGCAAGTATACCGCGGGCTCGATTTGGGCACAGGGAAGGATTTGCAGGAATACGGCAGCATTCCCTACCACCTTATCGATGTCTGCGATTTAAGCTGCGAGTTTACGGTCTTTCATTTTCAGCAGGAGGTGTACCGCATCTTTCCGCAGCTCGTTGAAAAAGGTACCTTGCCGATTATCGCAGGGGGGACGGGGCTGTATCTCGACGCCATCCTTCGCGGCTATGAGCTCATCCCCGTGCCCGAAGATCCCGCATTGCGTGAAGCGCTGGCTACAAAAACACTGCCGGAGCTGCAAGCTATGCTCATAGCGCTCAAGCCGGATATTCACAATAAAACCGACTTGGAACAGCCCGACCGCCTTGTCCGCGCTATCGAAATTGCCCGTTACCGGCAGGAGCATCCCGAATCCGCCGCCGCGCATCTGCATGCGGTGCCGCCTATCAAGCCGAAAATCTACGGTATTTCGTTTGAGCGCAGTGCCTTACGCGAACGTATCCGCCGCCGTCTCATTGCCCGCATCGATGCCGGTATGATAGAAGAAACCGAACAAATCCATGCGCAGGGCTATTCGTGGGAGCGGCTCGAAAGCCTCGGTTTGGAATACCGCTTTACGGCGCAGTATCTGCAGGGGAAAATCGAAAGTAAAGAAGCCTATATCGAGCAGCTCTATCGGGCAATCGGACAATTTGCAAAACGGCAGGAAACATGGTTCCGGCGCATGGAGCGGAACGGCATCGAAATAGAATGGATTGACGGCAACAAGGCGGCTCAGCTGACAGCAGAAGGTATTTCAAAGATTGAGCCGGTAAATTGA
- a CDS encoding peptidyl-prolyl cis-trans isomerase, whose translation MAGFKKNTLAIGSIIILVFSVIAFVFVPAAGGQSNDGSKTMIGKWKNKQLDYTADGLFFREYQQLHRSAELRGYLRNDNNNKAQQEFIERQIMRTAFNSSMIQLAAREEALNAGFYLPNKNINKALISFYTDSTGAYSEKLYNRTSEQQRLANRRQVIDYLTAQRYIEDNFGTYDNIFGLKTSSAETAFVQKMAEKERIFKYVVFEESQFPQDKIRAYGEEHAEMFAEHNLLMLTFASQEDANKTAQALQKGEITFEDAVVTNSTKMGTDANGKLLSPYRTTVNRTFPESKDLDTVLKLGVDEMSPVVKTSSGYAIVKCTAPAKAADFTLPETQDRVLSYMKSNERGIIEDYLEQKAKTFIEAAKIGGFAHEASINDLVVQTSNPITLNYGNAAILPQISYQSDSFFTAGVRNETFFKKAFALKQGEISDPILLGANVLVLQLDEEKNSSEETQNNIANSYRQFASVWYYEYPLAMLAYQQLSWGQQTFIDFVLNSKNFTDNFNAVFNQKD comes from the coding sequence ATGGCAGGCTTCAAAAAAAATACTTTAGCAATCGGAAGTATTATTATTCTGGTATTTTCAGTAATCGCGTTTGTTTTTGTTCCGGCCGCAGGTGGGCAATCGAACGACGGTTCAAAAACAATGATCGGTAAATGGAAAAATAAACAGCTTGACTATACGGCTGACGGACTTTTTTTCAGGGAATACCAACAGCTTCATCGATCTGCCGAACTACGCGGATATCTAAGAAATGACAATAATAACAAAGCTCAGCAGGAATTTATAGAACGGCAGATTATGCGAACCGCATTTAATTCTTCCATGATTCAGCTTGCTGCGCGAGAAGAAGCCCTGAATGCAGGTTTTTATCTGCCGAATAAAAATATCAATAAAGCGCTTATTTCCTTTTATACTGACTCAACAGGCGCTTATTCTGAAAAATTATACAATCGGACATCGGAACAGCAGCGTCTTGCCAATAGGCGGCAAGTAATCGATTATCTTACCGCACAACGATATATCGAAGATAACTTCGGCACCTATGATAATATATTCGGGCTAAAAACGAGCTCTGCGGAAACAGCTTTTGTGCAGAAGATGGCAGAAAAAGAGCGCATTTTTAAATATGTCGTATTTGAAGAAAGTCAATTTCCTCAAGATAAAATTCGTGCGTATGGCGAAGAACACGCGGAGATGTTTGCAGAGCATAACTTACTAATGTTGACCTTTGCCTCTCAAGAGGATGCAAATAAAACCGCTCAAGCACTCCAAAAAGGAGAGATCACGTTTGAAGATGCGGTGGTAACAAATTCTACCAAAATGGGTACCGATGCTAACGGAAAACTGTTATCTCCATACCGAACAACGGTAAACCGGACATTCCCCGAATCAAAGGATCTTGATACCGTACTTAAACTCGGAGTCGATGAAATGAGTCCTGTCGTTAAAACTTCATCAGGATATGCGATCGTAAAATGCACCGCTCCGGCTAAAGCTGCCGATTTTACGCTACCTGAAACGCAAGATCGTGTACTTTCCTATATGAAATCGAATGAACGAGGTATTATCGAAGATTACCTTGAGCAAAAGGCAAAAACCTTTATCGAAGCAGCAAAAATCGGCGGATTTGCGCATGAAGCTTCCATAAACGACTTGGTTGTACAGACAAGCAACCCGATAACACTGAACTACGGTAATGCCGCTATCTTACCGCAAATTTCTTATCAGTCGGATAGTTTCTTTACGGCCGGTGTACGGAATGAAACCTTCTTTAAAAAAGCCTTTGCACTTAAGCAGGGGGAAATTTCGGATCCGATTTTGCTGGGGGCAAACGTACTGGTTTTGCAGCTCGATGAAGAAAAAAACAGCTCGGAAGAGACACAAAATAATATTGCGAACTCATATCGACAGTTCGCATCGGTTTGGTATTACGAATACCCACTCGCCATGCTTGCCTATCAACAACTTTCATGGGGACAGCAGACTTTTATTGATTTTGTCTTAAACAGCAAAAACTTTACCGACAATTTTAATGCGGTATTCAACCAAAAAGATTGA
- a CDS encoding 6-hydroxymethylpterin diphosphokinase MptE-like protein: protein MQIPNSTLILCLSPVLGYGLKELTEKLPASSYILALECDQMLMRFSLDHCDFSPFAQQRFSYIRTDSVAEVLKKIESLPLFPFKKCLVLSCSGGVQLNQVFYDEVRLYADEVISRFWKNRITLMHLGRNYAHNTFRNLLSLARSLAKSPARQMTGSLTRSLVRSPESSPAESSAWEAPSSKRNFQLLTGDERIRKPLLVVGAGPSLDTARDFIIKNRNSFFLLTVDAAAAALLPDIRPDAIVLVESQYWIDSAFIGLRKYGIPVFADLTASPRALQACGGSVHFFCTEYARLKYLEHLYQTLQPLILPPMGSVGLTALQLALALGAPHLPVLHTGLDFAWQNGLTHAAGSSPIKKLFAEINRTESPYKLSLSTGMQRIVGKKGVSYWTTPVLSGYAELYRHAFSGNERVIDIGTEGCFLNGRQADITEAERILTDACASDADSTAIGTGCSQTNAADTFFDSVCESDTANERYEALSGYLAREAEALTMLNDHLQGKRSISEHMMEQLFSVRDYLYSHFPDAARGYSLDLGFLKRAGIELRYLLKILG, encoded by the coding sequence TTGCAGATACCCAATTCTACATTAATACTCTGCCTTTCGCCGGTACTGGGCTACGGACTTAAAGAATTGACGGAAAAGCTACCGGCTTCTTCCTATATTCTCGCGCTGGAATGCGATCAAATGCTGATGCGGTTCTCGCTCGATCATTGTGATTTCTCTCCGTTTGCACAGCAGCGATTTTCTTATATCCGGACGGATTCGGTTGCAGAGGTGCTGAAAAAGATAGAATCCTTGCCGTTGTTTCCCTTTAAAAAGTGTCTTGTGCTTTCCTGTTCAGGCGGGGTACAGCTCAATCAAGTCTTTTATGATGAAGTGCGTTTGTATGCCGATGAGGTTATTTCACGGTTTTGGAAAAACCGGATAACGCTGATGCATCTCGGCAGGAATTACGCACATAATACGTTCCGCAACCTCCTCTCGCTTGCGAGATCGCTTGCAAAATCACCGGCGAGACAAATGACGGGATCGCTGACGAGATCACTCGTAAGATCGCCGGAGAGTTCCCCAGCGGAATCATCTGCGTGGGAGGCGCCATCGAGTAAGAGGAATTTCCAGTTGCTCACCGGCGATGAGCGTATCCGCAAGCCTCTTTTGGTTGTAGGTGCCGGTCCTTCGCTGGATACTGCACGAGATTTTATCATCAAGAATAGAAATTCTTTTTTTTTGCTTACGGTGGATGCCGCAGCCGCAGCACTGTTACCCGATATTCGACCTGACGCAATCGTATTGGTGGAATCGCAGTACTGGATTGATTCGGCGTTCATCGGCTTGCGCAAATACGGCATACCGGTCTTTGCCGATCTGACGGCTTCCCCCCGTGCGCTGCAAGCATGCGGCGGAAGTGTACACTTTTTTTGCACCGAGTACGCACGGCTGAAGTATTTGGAACATCTCTATCAAACGCTGCAGCCGCTTATTCTTCCGCCGATGGGATCGGTAGGATTGACAGCACTACAGCTTGCTTTAGCGCTGGGCGCCCCTCACCTGCCCGTACTGCATACCGGCTTGGATTTTGCATGGCAAAACGGTCTTACCCATGCCGCCGGAAGCAGCCCTATAAAAAAACTCTTTGCGGAAATAAACCGTACCGAATCGCCGTATAAGCTCAGTCTCTCTACCGGTATGCAGCGTATTGTCGGAAAGAAAGGGGTTTCCTATTGGACAACTCCGGTACTATCCGGCTATGCGGAACTGTACCGCCATGCCTTCTCCGGAAATGAGCGGGTTATCGACATTGGAACGGAAGGCTGCTTTTTGAACGGCCGGCAGGCTGATATAACTGAAGCGGAGCGGATACTTACCGATGCCTGTGCCTCGGATGCGGACAGTACAGCTATCGGAACCGGTTGCTCACAGACAAATGCAGCCGATACTTTTTTTGATTCCGTTTGTGAATCAGACACTGCAAACGAACGATATGAAGCGCTCTCCGGCTATCTTGCCCGTGAAGCCGAAGCGTTGACTATGCTGAATGACCATTTACAGGGCAAGCGCTCGATATCGGAACACATGATGGAACAACTCTTTTCAGTGCGCGACTATCTGTACAGCCACTTCCCCGATGCAGCACGGGGCTATTCGCTTGACCTCGGTTTTCTAAAGCGGGCAGGTATCGAGCTGCGGTATCTGCTGAAGATTCTCGGCTAA
- a CDS encoding SUMF1/EgtB/PvdO family nonheme iron enzyme, which produces MEGKNKKTKVFKWAAVLMLAAMALFTGCPNKITVKPETFAVTFSAGEHGTLKAKAEGIAETETSPITIEQGKTVTFRATPDSGYRVKGWMRDGEAVNGTNAFYSFTVIKGVEVKVSFESNSVPPTPPSGNFVTISPPAAGITGKDPTYTLPGTQDHWKGVFREGRKVKLSPYKLGKTEVPYEVWYEVRTWAETKGYTFANKGLEGWDGSGGGGGSYPNYTNIGKSPTANKNHPVTMISWRDCIVWCNAYTQKIKGEGECVYRKKDDHTVVLKDAMKGSECDDAYADMSKKGFRLPTEAEWEYAARWQGSDNTNAEKYGEVWLTKLNSASGAKANWNNAAETKAVAWYRDNTIDYKTHPVGEKRKNALGLHDMSGNVWEWCFDGYDANPRANDAAYTSGGFVVDPQGAGSGSIRIERGGGVHDYAESCVVGWRGNSSPGYVSVDLGFRVACRP; this is translated from the coding sequence ATGGAAGGAAAGAACAAAAAGACAAAAGTCTTTAAATGGGCAGCAGTGTTGATGCTTGCTGCAATGGCCTTGTTTACCGGATGTCCGAATAAGATAACGGTTAAACCGGAAACGTTTGCAGTAACGTTTAGCGCCGGGGAACACGGTACGCTTAAAGCAAAGGCGGAAGGCATAGCGGAAACGGAGACGAGCCCTATAACCATTGAACAGGGTAAAACAGTAACCTTTAGGGCGACGCCTGATTCAGGCTACAGGGTAAAGGGCTGGATGCGTGATGGAGAAGCCGTAAACGGCACGAACGCTTTCTATTCGTTTACCGTTATAAAAGGCGTCGAGGTTAAGGTGAGCTTTGAAAGCAACAGCGTCCCGCCTACACCGCCTTCCGGCAATTTTGTAACGATAAGTCCGCCTGCAGCGGGGATTACCGGTAAAGATCCGACATATACATTGCCGGGAACGCAAGATCATTGGAAAGGCGTATTCCGCGAAGGGCGGAAGGTAAAATTGAGCCCTTATAAGCTTGGCAAAACGGAAGTGCCGTATGAGGTATGGTATGAGGTGAGGACATGGGCAGAAACTAAAGGCTACACCTTTGCAAACAAGGGTCTCGAAGGTTGGGACGGCTCAGGCGGCGGCGGAGGTAGTTATCCTAATTATACAAATATCGGCAAGTCTCCTACAGCGAATAAAAATCATCCTGTAACAATGATAAGCTGGCGAGACTGTATTGTATGGTGCAATGCGTATACCCAGAAAATCAAAGGGGAAGGGGAATGCGTCTACCGCAAAAAGGACGATCATACCGTCGTATTAAAAGACGCAATGAAGGGTAGTGAGTGTGATGATGCGTATGCCGATATGAGTAAAAAAGGCTTTAGACTGCCGACGGAAGCGGAATGGGAGTATGCAGCTCGGTGGCAGGGAAGCGACAACACCAATGCTGAGAAATACGGAGAAGTATGGCTTACCAAACTGAACAGCGCGAGCGGAGCGAAAGCTAACTGGAATAATGCGGCTGAGACAAAAGCGGTTGCGTGGTATCGTGATAATACTATAGACTATAAGACCCATCCTGTAGGGGAAAAACGGAAGAATGCACTAGGCTTACACGATATGAGCGGGAATGTATGGGAATGGTGTTTTGATGGGTATGATGCTAATCCTAGAGCAAATGATGCTGCTTATACATCCGGCGGATTTGTAGTTGACCCGCAGGGTGCTGGTTCCGGTTCTATCCGCATCGAACGCGGTGGCGGCGTGCACGACTACGCGGAGAGCTGCGTCGTCGGTTGGCGGGGCAACAGCAGCCCTGGCTACGTCAGCGTCGATCTTGGCTTTCGTGTGGCTTGTCGCCCCTGA